From a region of the Bombus terrestris chromosome 8, iyBomTerr1.2, whole genome shotgun sequence genome:
- the LOC100646661 gene encoding equilibrative nucleoside transporter 1 isoform X3 — translation MWNTSKINFISMFPGYIKSSYNTFKDRVSAGTEPVRLSPGWEGTGRPDDELNFRGVTMDQADLELNPPKDRLNIVFCIMVLHGIGILMPWNMFITAKNYFVNYKLSEEYTGIQSNYATNFLAYLGFAAQIPNLLFNWLNVFMQFGGNLTTRIVWGIFIQVLIFVCTVILAMTDSSGWPGVFFWITMISVIILNTANGIYQNSVFGMVAKLPTKYTGAVILGSNISGTFTALINFLAQYMAPNPRTAAIYYFITALFILLACFDTYFALPINRFYRYRELLHQKGINKRQLENNARDKHNTPPYWKIFKQCFPQCFNTFFIFFVTLSLFPSVQSDIVRSDPNFIVSSNYYSTVMCFLTFNVTALIGSSIASLVQWPSKKYLIIPVLLRVLYIPLFLFCNYKPSGVSRILPVYISNDWIYFLIAVTMGISSGYFSSLSMMYCPRMVDSEYMATAGMFGAASLITGLFTGILFSMVMPILVANISFELS, via the exons ATGTGGAATACAAGTAAAATAAACTTTATATCAATGTTCCCAGGTTACATTAAATCTTCTTATAACACTTTTAAAGATCGTGTATCAGCTg GCACTGAGCCTGTTCGTCTTTCTCCTGGTTGGGAAGGCACAGGCAGACCTGatgatgaattaaattttagagGAGTTACAATGGATCAAGCAGACCTTGAATTAAATCCTCCTAAAGATag atTAAACATAGTATTCTGCATAATGGTACTACATGGAATTGGTATCTTAATGCCATGGAATATGTTCATAACAGCAAAAAAT tattttgttaattacaaattatctGAAGAGTATACAGGAATTCAATCAAACTATGCCACAAATTTTCTTGCATACTTAGGATTTGCAGCACAAATACCAAATCTACTGTTTAATTGGTTAAATGTATTTATGCAATTTGG tgGCAATTTGACAACACGTATAGTATGGGGCATCTTCATACaagttttaatatttgtatgtacCGTTATTTTGGCAATGACTGATAGCTCTGGTTGGCCAGGTGTCTTTTTCTGGATTACCATGATTTctgttattatattaaaca CTGCTAATGGAATTTACCAAAACTCTGTGTTTGGTATGGTGGCAAAGTTACCCACAAAGTACACAGGAGCTGTTATCTTAGGCTCG AATATAAGTGGAACATTTACAGCGTTGATTAACTTTCTTGCTCAGTATATGGCACCAAATCCTCGGACTGCGGcaatatattactttataactgcTCTGTTCATTCTTCTTGCATGCTTTGATACTTATTTTGCACTTCCCATAAAT AGATTTTACCGATATCGTGAATTATTACATCAGAAAGGAATAAATAAAAGGCAATTAGAAAATAATGCAAGAGACAAACATAATACACCGCCATActggaaaatatttaaacaatgttTTCCTCAGTGCTTCAacacatttttcatatttttcgtaACTCTTTCTCTATTTCCATCTGTTCAATCTGACATAGTCCGTTCGGATCCCAATTTTATAGTTTCATCAAATTATTACAGTACTGTTATGTGTTTTCTCACGTTCAACGTCACTGCTCTCATTGGTAGTTCAATCGCATCGTTGGTTCAGTGG CCTAGTAAAAAGTACTTAATAATACCAGTTCTTTTACGTGTTTTGTATATACCATTGTTTTTATTCTGTAATTACAAACCAAGTGGTGTTTCAAGAATATTACCAGTGTACATTAGTAATGACTGGatttattttctaattgctGTTACAATGGGAATAAGTAGTGGCTATTTTTCCTCTTTATCCATGATGTATTGTCCGAG aatg
- the LOC100646661 gene encoding equilibrative nucleoside transporter 1 isoform X4, whose protein sequence is MKCYIKSSYNTFKDRVSAGTEPVRLSPGWEGTGRPDDELNFRGVTMDQADLELNPPKDRLNIVFCIMVLHGIGILMPWNMFITAKNYFVNYKLSEEYTGIQSNYATNFLAYLGFAAQIPNLLFNWLNVFMQFGGNLTTRIVWGIFIQVLIFVCTVILAMTDSSGWPGVFFWITMISVIILNTANGIYQNSVFGMVAKLPTKYTGAVILGSNISGTFTALINFLAQYMAPNPRTAAIYYFITALFILLACFDTYFALPINRFYRYRELLHQKGINKRQLENNARDKHNTPPYWKIFKQCFPQCFNTFFIFFVTLSLFPSVQSDIVRSDPNFIVSSNYYSTVMCFLTFNVTALIGSSIASLVQWPSKKYLIIPVLLRVLYIPLFLFCNYKPSGVSRILPVYISNDWIYFLIAVTMGISSGYFSSLSMMYCPRMVDSEYMATAGMFGAASLITGLFTGILFSMVMPILVANISFELS, encoded by the exons ATGAAAT GTTACATTAAATCTTCTTATAACACTTTTAAAGATCGTGTATCAGCTg GCACTGAGCCTGTTCGTCTTTCTCCTGGTTGGGAAGGCACAGGCAGACCTGatgatgaattaaattttagagGAGTTACAATGGATCAAGCAGACCTTGAATTAAATCCTCCTAAAGATag atTAAACATAGTATTCTGCATAATGGTACTACATGGAATTGGTATCTTAATGCCATGGAATATGTTCATAACAGCAAAAAAT tattttgttaattacaaattatctGAAGAGTATACAGGAATTCAATCAAACTATGCCACAAATTTTCTTGCATACTTAGGATTTGCAGCACAAATACCAAATCTACTGTTTAATTGGTTAAATGTATTTATGCAATTTGG tgGCAATTTGACAACACGTATAGTATGGGGCATCTTCATACaagttttaatatttgtatgtacCGTTATTTTGGCAATGACTGATAGCTCTGGTTGGCCAGGTGTCTTTTTCTGGATTACCATGATTTctgttattatattaaaca CTGCTAATGGAATTTACCAAAACTCTGTGTTTGGTATGGTGGCAAAGTTACCCACAAAGTACACAGGAGCTGTTATCTTAGGCTCG AATATAAGTGGAACATTTACAGCGTTGATTAACTTTCTTGCTCAGTATATGGCACCAAATCCTCGGACTGCGGcaatatattactttataactgcTCTGTTCATTCTTCTTGCATGCTTTGATACTTATTTTGCACTTCCCATAAAT AGATTTTACCGATATCGTGAATTATTACATCAGAAAGGAATAAATAAAAGGCAATTAGAAAATAATGCAAGAGACAAACATAATACACCGCCATActggaaaatatttaaacaatgttTTCCTCAGTGCTTCAacacatttttcatatttttcgtaACTCTTTCTCTATTTCCATCTGTTCAATCTGACATAGTCCGTTCGGATCCCAATTTTATAGTTTCATCAAATTATTACAGTACTGTTATGTGTTTTCTCACGTTCAACGTCACTGCTCTCATTGGTAGTTCAATCGCATCGTTGGTTCAGTGG CCTAGTAAAAAGTACTTAATAATACCAGTTCTTTTACGTGTTTTGTATATACCATTGTTTTTATTCTGTAATTACAAACCAAGTGGTGTTTCAAGAATATTACCAGTGTACATTAGTAATGACTGGatttattttctaattgctGTTACAATGGGAATAAGTAGTGGCTATTTTTCCTCTTTATCCATGATGTATTGTCCGAG aatg
- the LOC100646661 gene encoding equilibrative nucleoside transporter 1 isoform X2 — translation MAGSYTKKEFGVGPEEQTLLKDSNGTRIMPAKGTEPVRLSPGWEGTGRPDDELNFRGVTMDQADLELNPPKDRLNIVFCIMVLHGIGILMPWNMFITAKNYFVNYKLSEEYTGIQSNYATNFLAYLGFAAQIPNLLFNWLNVFMQFGGNLTTRIVWGIFIQVLIFVCTVILAMTDSSGWPGVFFWITMISVIILNTANGIYQNSVFGMVAKLPTKYTGAVILGSNISGTFTALINFLAQYMAPNPRTAAIYYFITALFILLACFDTYFALPINRFYRYRELLHQKGINKRQLENNARDKHNTPPYWKIFKQCFPQCFNTFFIFFVTLSLFPSVQSDIVRSDPNFIVSSNYYSTVMCFLTFNVTALIGSSIASLVQWPSKKYLIIPVLLRVLYIPLFLFCNYKPSGVSRILPVYISNDWIYFLIAVTMGISSGYFSSLSMMYCPRMVDSEYMATAGMFGAASLITGLFTGILFSMVMPILVANISFELS, via the exons ATGGCGGGTAGTTACACGAAGAAGGAATTTGGTGTGGGCCCCGAGGAACAAACTTTGTTAAAAGATTCGAATGGGACACGCATTATGCCCGCGAAAG GCACTGAGCCTGTTCGTCTTTCTCCTGGTTGGGAAGGCACAGGCAGACCTGatgatgaattaaattttagagGAGTTACAATGGATCAAGCAGACCTTGAATTAAATCCTCCTAAAGATag atTAAACATAGTATTCTGCATAATGGTACTACATGGAATTGGTATCTTAATGCCATGGAATATGTTCATAACAGCAAAAAAT tattttgttaattacaaattatctGAAGAGTATACAGGAATTCAATCAAACTATGCCACAAATTTTCTTGCATACTTAGGATTTGCAGCACAAATACCAAATCTACTGTTTAATTGGTTAAATGTATTTATGCAATTTGG tgGCAATTTGACAACACGTATAGTATGGGGCATCTTCATACaagttttaatatttgtatgtacCGTTATTTTGGCAATGACTGATAGCTCTGGTTGGCCAGGTGTCTTTTTCTGGATTACCATGATTTctgttattatattaaaca CTGCTAATGGAATTTACCAAAACTCTGTGTTTGGTATGGTGGCAAAGTTACCCACAAAGTACACAGGAGCTGTTATCTTAGGCTCG AATATAAGTGGAACATTTACAGCGTTGATTAACTTTCTTGCTCAGTATATGGCACCAAATCCTCGGACTGCGGcaatatattactttataactgcTCTGTTCATTCTTCTTGCATGCTTTGATACTTATTTTGCACTTCCCATAAAT AGATTTTACCGATATCGTGAATTATTACATCAGAAAGGAATAAATAAAAGGCAATTAGAAAATAATGCAAGAGACAAACATAATACACCGCCATActggaaaatatttaaacaatgttTTCCTCAGTGCTTCAacacatttttcatatttttcgtaACTCTTTCTCTATTTCCATCTGTTCAATCTGACATAGTCCGTTCGGATCCCAATTTTATAGTTTCATCAAATTATTACAGTACTGTTATGTGTTTTCTCACGTTCAACGTCACTGCTCTCATTGGTAGTTCAATCGCATCGTTGGTTCAGTGG CCTAGTAAAAAGTACTTAATAATACCAGTTCTTTTACGTGTTTTGTATATACCATTGTTTTTATTCTGTAATTACAAACCAAGTGGTGTTTCAAGAATATTACCAGTGTACATTAGTAATGACTGGatttattttctaattgctGTTACAATGGGAATAAGTAGTGGCTATTTTTCCTCTTTATCCATGATGTATTGTCCGAG aatg
- the LOC100644296 gene encoding ubiquitin thioesterase trabid encodes MNSRLEEQESKWTCEYCTYENWPSSLKCTMCRGAKPLLGEDIYRLRDPSPQRSGSNVASGPVTHLSPTDSYNLSCQNVPLGKWSCAMCTYLNYQNTTRCVQCGNRKPTGLNQSIHSVASNLHEQLAPLRLGDPPPNSGSNPPPINLHPERYYNLQANLHPEKWSCLVCTYENWPKATKCVMCGNPKEKDRRDRTTNNMGVILPSPERDHSQRNLPSPPHAPYIHQTQRDENLAVGRRNSHRYPDSRNDNLSTPQSPNNCDYERRLKQLRRHTDWCWLNACLGIVEGDNAPVEAYLASGGDPARQLTHSEVLLLNRSSAFDVGHTLVHLAIRFQREDILATLLSQIEGSGSGVKRVPSYVAPDLAAQIRRHVTNSIRLRKGSFPCYFVTDIATFALPAEVEDLPSIVQEQMLEELLDKEAQQQLEGGGGEPPALNWSLEITERLGSRLHALWNRSAGDCLLDSAMQATWGVFDRDNALRRALADTLQQAGQFFYPRWREYEASQASRMLDFTLEETQWQEDWESLLATAAQPGSALEQLHVFALAHILRRPIIVYGVKYVKSFRGEDIGYARFEGVYLPLLWEPSFCIRSPIALGYTRGHFTALVPIEPYTSSRIPPLSSHGGVGLGGGNGPLQQLQIQMQTTFMPLMDREHKLLPIHFLSLEEVGREESILKEWLDVCRTEGGILVAQQKLHKRPLLVAQMLEEWLNHYRRLAQTNNAPFLRPAVLQDYSSDGDTEDE; translated from the exons ATGAATAGCAGGCTTGAGGAACAGGAGTCAAAATGGACATGTGAATATTGTACATACGAGAATTGGCCTTCATCATTGAAATGCACAATGTGCAGGGGTGCCAAGCCTTTATTAGGGGAGGATATTTACCGCCTACGAGATCCAAGCCCACAAAGGTCTGGATCAAACGTCGCATCTGGTCCAGTAACTCATTTAAGTCCAACAGATTCTTACAATCTTAGTTGTCAGAATGTACCATTGGGAAAGTGGTCTTGTGCAATGTGTACCTATCTTAATTATCAAAATACCACACGTTGTGTTCAGTGTGGAAATAGGAAACCTACAGGTCTCAATCAGTCAATCCACTCCGTAGCCTCGAATTTGCACGAACAGCTAGCACCTCTTAGGCTAGGAGATCCACCACCAAACTCAGGATCAAATCCTCCTCCAATAAACCTACACCCAGAAAGATATTATAACTTACAAGCAAATTTACATCCCGAGAAGTGGTCTTGTCTTGTGTGTACTTATGAAAATTGGCCAAAAGCCACAAAGTGTGTGATGTGTGGTAATCctaaagaaaaagatagaagagaCAGAACAACCAATAACATGGGTGTTATTTTACCAAGCCCAGAAAGAGATCATAGCCAGCGTAACTTACCTTCTCCGCCTCATGCACCTTATATTCATCAAACCCAGAGGGATGAGAATTTGGCTGTGGGACGAAG GAATTCACATAGATATCCTGATAGCAGAAATGACAATTTGTCAACTCCTCAATCCCCTAATAATTGTGACTATGAGCGTAGACTAAAACAGTTGAGGCGTCATACCGATTGGTGCTGGTTAAATGCGTGTCTTGGCATTGTGGAAGGTGACAATGCTCCTGTTGAAGCTTATTTGGCAAGTGGTGGTGATCCTGCTCGTCAATTGACGCATTCAGAAGTTCTGCTTCTAAATAGAAGTAGTGCTTTTGATGTTGGACATACCTTAGTACATTTAGCTATTAG ATTTCAAAGGGAGGATATACTAGCGACATTATTATCACAAATCGAGGGTTCTGGATCTGGAGTAAAAAGAGTACCAAGTTATGTCGCACCAGATTTGGCTGCTCAAATTCGCAGACATGTCACTAATAGTATCCGGTTACGCAAGGGTTCTTTCCCATGTTATTTTGTCACTGATATAGCTACATTTGCTTTGCCTGCTGAG GTTGAAGATTTACCAAGTATAGTGCAAGAACAGATGTTGGAAGAGTTATTAGATAAAGAAGCTCAACAACAATTAGAAGGTGGTGGCGGAGAACCACCAGCGCTGAATTGGTCTTTAGAGATTACCGAACGTTTAGGAAGTCGTTTGCATGCACTTTGGAATAGATCCGCCGGCGATTGTTTATTAGATTCGGCTATGCAAGCTACTTGGGGCGTTTTTGATCGAGATAATGCTTTAAGAAGAGCTCTTGCTGACACCTTACAACAAGCTGGTCAATT TTTCTATCCTCGATGGAGAGAATACGAAGCGTCTCAAGCATCTAGAATGTTGGATTTTACATTAGAAGAGACTCAATGGCAAGAAGATTGGGAAAGCTTATTAGCAACAGCTGCTCAACCAGGAAGTGCTCTAGAGCAGTTACACGTATTTGCTCTAGCCCATATTTTAAGGCGACCTATTATTGTTTATGGCGTTAAATACGTTAAAAGTTTTAGAGGGGAAGATATAG GTTATGCAAGATTCGAAGGTGTTTATCTTCCACTTTTATGGGAACCTTCATTTTGTATTCGCTCACCTATTGCTTTGGGTTATACACGTGGTCATTTCACGGCTTTAGTTCCCATCGAGCCATACACATCGTCTAGAATACCACCTCTTTCATCTCACGGTGGTGTAGGCTTGGGTGGTGGTAATGGTCCACTTCAACAGCTACAAATACAGATGCAGACTACATTCATGCCTTTAATGGACCGAGAACATAAACTGTTACCAATACATTTTTTGAGTCTAGAAGAAGTAGGCCGAGAAGAATCTATTTTAAAGGAATGGCTCGATGTATGCAGGACTGAAGGTGGTATCCTTGTTGCGCAACAAAAACTACACAAAAGACCCTTATTAGTAGCACAAATGCTAGAAGAATGGCTAAATCATTATCGGAGACTCGC TCAAACTAACAACGCACCATTTTTGAGACCAGCAGTTTTACAAGATTACAGTAGCGATGGAGACACAGAAGATGAATAA
- the LOC100646661 gene encoding equilibrative nucleoside transporter 1 isoform X1 has translation MAGSYTKKEFGVGPEEQTLLKDSNGTRIMPAKGYIKSSYNTFKDRVSAGTEPVRLSPGWEGTGRPDDELNFRGVTMDQADLELNPPKDRLNIVFCIMVLHGIGILMPWNMFITAKNYFVNYKLSEEYTGIQSNYATNFLAYLGFAAQIPNLLFNWLNVFMQFGGNLTTRIVWGIFIQVLIFVCTVILAMTDSSGWPGVFFWITMISVIILNTANGIYQNSVFGMVAKLPTKYTGAVILGSNISGTFTALINFLAQYMAPNPRTAAIYYFITALFILLACFDTYFALPINRFYRYRELLHQKGINKRQLENNARDKHNTPPYWKIFKQCFPQCFNTFFIFFVTLSLFPSVQSDIVRSDPNFIVSSNYYSTVMCFLTFNVTALIGSSIASLVQWPSKKYLIIPVLLRVLYIPLFLFCNYKPSGVSRILPVYISNDWIYFLIAVTMGISSGYFSSLSMMYCPRMVDSEYMATAGMFGAASLITGLFTGILFSMVMPILVANISFELS, from the exons ATGGCGGGTAGTTACACGAAGAAGGAATTTGGTGTGGGCCCCGAGGAACAAACTTTGTTAAAAGATTCGAATGGGACACGCATTATGCCCGCGAAAG GTTACATTAAATCTTCTTATAACACTTTTAAAGATCGTGTATCAGCTg GCACTGAGCCTGTTCGTCTTTCTCCTGGTTGGGAAGGCACAGGCAGACCTGatgatgaattaaattttagagGAGTTACAATGGATCAAGCAGACCTTGAATTAAATCCTCCTAAAGATag atTAAACATAGTATTCTGCATAATGGTACTACATGGAATTGGTATCTTAATGCCATGGAATATGTTCATAACAGCAAAAAAT tattttgttaattacaaattatctGAAGAGTATACAGGAATTCAATCAAACTATGCCACAAATTTTCTTGCATACTTAGGATTTGCAGCACAAATACCAAATCTACTGTTTAATTGGTTAAATGTATTTATGCAATTTGG tgGCAATTTGACAACACGTATAGTATGGGGCATCTTCATACaagttttaatatttgtatgtacCGTTATTTTGGCAATGACTGATAGCTCTGGTTGGCCAGGTGTCTTTTTCTGGATTACCATGATTTctgttattatattaaaca CTGCTAATGGAATTTACCAAAACTCTGTGTTTGGTATGGTGGCAAAGTTACCCACAAAGTACACAGGAGCTGTTATCTTAGGCTCG AATATAAGTGGAACATTTACAGCGTTGATTAACTTTCTTGCTCAGTATATGGCACCAAATCCTCGGACTGCGGcaatatattactttataactgcTCTGTTCATTCTTCTTGCATGCTTTGATACTTATTTTGCACTTCCCATAAAT AGATTTTACCGATATCGTGAATTATTACATCAGAAAGGAATAAATAAAAGGCAATTAGAAAATAATGCAAGAGACAAACATAATACACCGCCATActggaaaatatttaaacaatgttTTCCTCAGTGCTTCAacacatttttcatatttttcgtaACTCTTTCTCTATTTCCATCTGTTCAATCTGACATAGTCCGTTCGGATCCCAATTTTATAGTTTCATCAAATTATTACAGTACTGTTATGTGTTTTCTCACGTTCAACGTCACTGCTCTCATTGGTAGTTCAATCGCATCGTTGGTTCAGTGG CCTAGTAAAAAGTACTTAATAATACCAGTTCTTTTACGTGTTTTGTATATACCATTGTTTTTATTCTGTAATTACAAACCAAGTGGTGTTTCAAGAATATTACCAGTGTACATTAGTAATGACTGGatttattttctaattgctGTTACAATGGGAATAAGTAGTGGCTATTTTTCCTCTTTATCCATGATGTATTGTCCGAG aatg
- the LOC100646661 gene encoding NADPH-dependent diflavin oxidoreductase 1 isoform X5, protein MRITILYGSETGTAQDVAEQIWKTAKRKGLESSVFAMNDYNVQNLDTEKMIVFVVATTGQGDPPNNMRQFWRLLLRKNLPTTLLSDVKYGILGLGDSSYQKFNFAAKKLNRRLMQLGAEELLPIGLADDQHDLGIDAVVDSWVEEMWMKVGNTFNISIIDLINNENNIIERFHISERDRNSMNNEYCSAHDIFMKEVFTNNEVKVGTIIENVRTTAQDHFQDVRLIKFRSDNINYQPGDIVYVRPKNSQKQIEKFFDILNDNNVQLNPDMLIQVTEKEIKVPNVLKQILTLYQIVEQYWDLSFKPRRSTMQLLSLISENELEKDKLDEFTTASGQEELYNYINRPRRTILELLADFPHTTSKLNVKLLFEIMSPIKPRAFSIASSLRITENEIHLLVAVVKYKTKLLEPRYGLCSNWLASLKKEDKIIFWIQKGTFKFEYNKPMIFIGPGTGIAPFRSAILDKCALDDNLNDCVLFFGCRNKKKDYHCKDDFEYLSLQKGLNLFCAFSRDQEHKIYVQHVIHSQKQLCWEFLNRNGNIYLAGTEPVRLSPGWEGTGRPDDELNFRGVTMDQADLELNPPKDRLNIVFCIMVLHGIGILMPWNMFITAKNYFVNYKLSEEYTGIQSNYATNFLAYLGFAAQIPNLLFNWLNVFMQFGGNLTTRIVWGIFIQVLIFVCTVILAMTDSSGWPGVFFWITMISVIILNTANGIYQNSVFGMVAKLPTKYTGAVILGSNISGTFTALINFLAQYMAPNPRTAAIYYFITALFILLACFDTYFALPINRFYRYRELLHQKGINKRQLENNARDKHNTPPYWKIFKQCFPQCFNTFFIFFVTLSLFPSVQSDIVRSDPNFIVSSNYYSTVMCFLTFNVTALIGSSIASLVQWPSKKYLIIPVLLRVLYIPLFLFCNYKPSGVSRILPVYISNDWIYFLIAVTMGISSGYFSSLSMMYCPRMVDSEYMATAGMFGAASLITGLFTGILFSMVMPILVANISFELS, encoded by the exons ATGAGAATCACGATATTGTACGGTAGTGAGACAGGTACTGCACAAGATGTGGCCGAGCAAATTTGGAAAACTGCCAAAAG AAAAGGCCTGGAAAGCAGTGTCTTTGCAATGAATGATTATAACGTTCAAAATCTTGATACAGAAAAAATGATAGTGTTTGTGGTCGCAACCACAGGCCAAGGAGATCCTCCTAATAATATGAGACAATTCTGGAGACTTCTATTACGAAAAAATCTCCCAACAACATTGCTTTCTGATGTAAAGTATGGAATATTAGGCTTAGGTGACAGTTCCtatcaaaaatttaatttcgcaGCAAAAAAGTTAAACAGAAGATTAATGCAACTAGGTGCAGAGGAACTGTTACCTATTGGGCTAGCAGATGATCAACATGATTTAGGAATTGATGCTGTTGTTGATTCTTGGGTAGAAGAAATGTGGATGAAAGTTGgaaatacatttaatatttccataatAGATTtgattaataatgaaaataacatAATTGAGAGATTTCATATATCAGAGAGAGACAGAAATTCCATGAATAATGAATATTGTTCAGCTCATGATATTTTCATGAAAGAAGTATTTACAAATAATGAAGTGAAAGTGGGTACAATAATTGAAAATGTAAGAACTACTGCACAAGATCATTTTCAGGATGttagattaattaaatttagatCAGATAACATTAATTACCAACCGGGAGACATAGTGTATGTTAGACCCAAGAATTCTcaaaaacaaattgaaaaattctttgatATATTAAATGACAATAATGTGCAATTAAATCCGGATATGTTAATTCAAGTAactgaaaaagaaattaaagtacCTAATGTTCTAAAACAAATTCTAACTTTATATCAAATTGTAGAGCAGTATTGGGATTTAAGCTTTAAGCCACGCAGATCTACGATGCAACTGTTATCTCTTATCAGTGAAAATGAATTAGAGAAGGACAAGTTAGATGAATTTACAACAGCAAGTGGTCAAGAAGAACTATATAATTACATCAATAGGCCAAGAAGAACTATTTTAGAGTTACTAGCAGACTTTCCACATACAACTagtaaattaaatgtaaaattattatttgaaattatgtcTCCTATAAAGCCTCGTGCATTTAGCATAGCTTCAAGTTTAAGGATTActgaaaatgaaattcatctCTTAGTAGCAGTAGTAAAGTATAAAACAAAACTACTAGAGCCAAGATATGGATTGTGTTCTAATTGGTTGGCGAGTTTGAAAAAGGAAGACAAGATAATATTTTGGATACAGAAAGGAACATTTAAATTTGAGTACAATAAGCCAATGATATTCATCGGTCCTGGAACAGGAATTGCACCGTTTCGTTCGGCTATATTAGATAAATGTGCATTGGATGATAACTTAAATGATTGTGTCCTCTTTTTTGGCtgtagaaataagaaaaaagattaCCATTGTAAAGatgattttgaatatttatcgcTGCAAAAAGGTTTGAATTTATTCTGCGCGTTTTCCCGAGATCAAGAGCATAAAAT ATATGTACAACATGTTATACATAGTCAAAAGCAACTTTGTTGGGAATTTCTTAACAGAAATGGTAACATTTACCTAGCAG GCACTGAGCCTGTTCGTCTTTCTCCTGGTTGGGAAGGCACAGGCAGACCTGatgatgaattaaattttagagGAGTTACAATGGATCAAGCAGACCTTGAATTAAATCCTCCTAAAGATag atTAAACATAGTATTCTGCATAATGGTACTACATGGAATTGGTATCTTAATGCCATGGAATATGTTCATAACAGCAAAAAAT tattttgttaattacaaattatctGAAGAGTATACAGGAATTCAATCAAACTATGCCACAAATTTTCTTGCATACTTAGGATTTGCAGCACAAATACCAAATCTACTGTTTAATTGGTTAAATGTATTTATGCAATTTGG tgGCAATTTGACAACACGTATAGTATGGGGCATCTTCATACaagttttaatatttgtatgtacCGTTATTTTGGCAATGACTGATAGCTCTGGTTGGCCAGGTGTCTTTTTCTGGATTACCATGATTTctgttattatattaaaca CTGCTAATGGAATTTACCAAAACTCTGTGTTTGGTATGGTGGCAAAGTTACCCACAAAGTACACAGGAGCTGTTATCTTAGGCTCG AATATAAGTGGAACATTTACAGCGTTGATTAACTTTCTTGCTCAGTATATGGCACCAAATCCTCGGACTGCGGcaatatattactttataactgcTCTGTTCATTCTTCTTGCATGCTTTGATACTTATTTTGCACTTCCCATAAAT AGATTTTACCGATATCGTGAATTATTACATCAGAAAGGAATAAATAAAAGGCAATTAGAAAATAATGCAAGAGACAAACATAATACACCGCCATActggaaaatatttaaacaatgttTTCCTCAGTGCTTCAacacatttttcatatttttcgtaACTCTTTCTCTATTTCCATCTGTTCAATCTGACATAGTCCGTTCGGATCCCAATTTTATAGTTTCATCAAATTATTACAGTACTGTTATGTGTTTTCTCACGTTCAACGTCACTGCTCTCATTGGTAGTTCAATCGCATCGTTGGTTCAGTGG CCTAGTAAAAAGTACTTAATAATACCAGTTCTTTTACGTGTTTTGTATATACCATTGTTTTTATTCTGTAATTACAAACCAAGTGGTGTTTCAAGAATATTACCAGTGTACATTAGTAATGACTGGatttattttctaattgctGTTACAATGGGAATAAGTAGTGGCTATTTTTCCTCTTTATCCATGATGTATTGTCCGAG aatg